Below is a window of Watersipora subatra chromosome 11, tzWatSuba1.1, whole genome shotgun sequence DNA.
CTTGGCCAGTTTGTCAAATCATCTAGACTATCGGCATGCAATCGGTTGGTGTGAACACACTTTTAGAGTCTGACAGGTTGAGCAGGTTTGTTAGCCATAAAATATTTGAACAGCAGCTCTCTTCATTTCAATGCTGAATAGAGAATCTTCTAGTACTTGCCACCTGCCCAAAAAGCATTTTACTAGCCAGGCCTCTACTAGCCAGGCCTCTACTAGTTAGGATAAATATTCTCGGTTTATAAGTCAGTGACAAACATAGTACTAGGATTAAAAATACTGgtttatatgttttttattGACACTGATATTTAAACCCTTCTATTTTTGAGTCATATGTCTTGGATTGGAGTCGTCTTCTAGCTAAAGCGTGGCAGGATTTCTAAGGATGATGGTTTAGCGCCTTAGCTGTTGGTTCTTTAACTTATGGAAATTTGTGTAATCACAAGttgatgttttttttgtaaacgCTTTAAACATTTGGCTTAGTGTATATCAGCTTTACATAACGTATTGTAAACTATACTGTGATGAAAGTTTTGGAACAAAACAAAAAACGAAATAAATAAAAGTCTATCAAAAGAGTCACAGTAAATTATTAAACGGATAAACTTTTCTTATTGGCGTGGAAGTTCCAATGCGTGACTTTTCTGTGTAGTTGGCAAAAAACTCTTCCCATAACTCCATAAATACCTTATTATTCAATGTTGACACTAAATTCTGGACTATTTAGAGGCTGGTTCCTACTATATATAGCGGTGTGTCGTCGTTTATACCACAATACTTTGGCTATTGTTTGTGATAACAATGTTtatactatcacaaacccacCGTGTTTACATCGGTGAATAGACCGTGGCATACACTATGATTACATGACGCTTTTAATCTGCAAGAGTAGACTACGTCTAATCTTAGATGTGGTCTATTCTTGATTAGATCTCTCTAAAATCTGCCATTTTAGCGAGTTTCGTTGATTACaaatttttattcaatgttttgtGTTTGCGAAGGTTGGATATGGTTTTTGCGAATGATGCGCGAGAAAATGACATGTGTGCCGCTATGATCTCTGGCATAGAATTCCTTCTCTTTCAACGAAGTGCCAGCTAAATTCGCAACACGCAAATGTCCATTGACACACTTATTATATGGTGACTCAACAAGTGCACGCAATTCCAAATCGCATCATCCGTGTCATGGAAACTCGGACATAGTGTCCTCATTACACAATAAGttgctaaaactataaaatactagccccgcagcaactatcaagGTGAACGTGTATTAAGCAAccaccaacagccaatcaccaaCCGCCAATcaccaacagccaatcatcaTCAGCCAAtcaccaacagccaatcaccaacagccaatcaccaacagccaatcactaACGCTGAAGTAATGCACGTTGAGCAGATGTTTTTGCGGATGTTGGGTAAAATACCATGAAAGTTTGACTGGTGTCATGCTTTTCGACATGTATTACCTCAGTGATGTCATTGGTCTGCAGTGCCCGTAGTCAACCAATAATTCCTGAGAGGACAACACTGACATGTTGCGATAGAATGTGGTCCAGACCTGAAGTTAGATAGCTCGAACGAGTGTTTGTTCTTGGAGAAAATAATATATCCTTTGGTTCATAAATGTCGGTACGGTGCTGCTAGCAAGTAGTGACAGTCACTTTCAGtacataaataaaacatttctcTTTCAGTGATCATGCTTTTTCCCTACACAAAGTGTTAAATGATCACTAATTGCCAGATATCCATTCTCTCTATTGTAActgaaaattaataattataacataTCTTTGAAGTAAATAACAGCTGCCATTCCTGCCTTCGCTGATGCCCCCCCCCCTCTACTGCCCCTGGCACCTCTACCCCTTGTCTCTGCAGCTCCTTGCATTTGCTGTCATCTGCATGTATATTCCATAGAGTCATTAACGCATCGTCTAGcacagtggttcccaactggtggtccatggacccctaggggtccaaaggaggttttgagggggtccacagactggtgccagtattggtttttctaactagttatttacagctatttctgtcttatagtggttggatcaatgatatgaaaccctaaaaggataggcgatggctatcatatgggcggggtttaatgatcgagctttattgggattgtgctagcctgggtttcgggcTAATGCAATTTCGGCTGGGTGGTCGCCTTGTCTTAATAGGTTTTTGGGTCCagacttttatcacctatgtgcATCAATCACTGGATATTACCTGAAttccggttagtagtacaaaacaacaaaacctgtaaccagcaaatACGTAATTCTATCTCTCCCGCTTCAATTTCAGCGATATACCATGAtctatggaaaataaaacatttcaatttacaatgcattgttatgaacaaatattatgatgtttataaaggggtccgtgacttttagataaggagctcagggggtccatggctccaaagtagttgggaaccactggctCTAGCATGTAGAAATAGCAAGGAAACTCAATTTGGCTTTGAGCATGTAGAGATGGTAAGGAAATTCCAATTTGGGTTCTAGTATGTAGAAATAACAAGGAAAACCCAAATTTGCTTGTCAGGGATGAGACAGAAACGACGTCTACagcctatatctatatatataatatctcaAAATCTCATGTTAGCTGGTATGCAGTTGTAAGGCTATCTCTGGATAACTGAATCACTGCAGGCTTTTATGTATCTGCTTACAGATTCATGCCTGCTGAGGATCCAATGGGGAGAAAGGGGCTAACTTTAGACCAGTTTCTACGCGTGAATGCCGTTGAAACTCGTACCGGACAATGCCCTTATGGTAGAAAATGCACATACGGAAACAAATGCAAATATGGTCACCCTGAACGAGCTAACTCGGCCATTATTGGAGATTTTCAGCCAAGAAAATTGCAGCTACGAGACGGAGACGCGGAGGCATTTATGTAAGAAGTTTAAAGGtcgacttgcagcaaaattcacattacagtaatttggtatcaaaagattcgccatgtcttactctgttgtgttgtaggtgccaaatatgtggaaatgtgcttacaagctcttaaaaactcaaaaacgaaaagccgcattagattggaatctgtttatttctctgacgtagtcattacagttggttattgtcttgtcacgtgatgttctcactaaaattaaaaggccaataaaaagctcaatacaaagcttctcatagcactagtttatgacaaacactttgggtttttaccgaagaccccgtatcaaatatagatgctcgctgctttacagttttgtttcggcttggtctaattgtctagtcgaaatctgatcatgtgacccatacttcgtgattattttttgcagcatttttcgattatcacaggtgaccaacaggctcgtcatgtttatcagacaatgatatgtactccttcgagctaaggttaaaaattaaacgaatttttacggtaagttataagatatcagtgttaaaagtgacagcattacaatgacgataaaacagacgagcaagaacaatagacaaagttttattgaatgcgtgaagtatatttgtggaaATACTTCGACGATGAGGTTGCTTgtaagtgtaaacagaagccatcttctacaactacgtcacatttgagccgttttggaaagagaatccaaactacagtggtctcgtgtggctgcgattaactgttcgtttttgagcttgtaatcacctttccacatatttcgcacctacaacacaagagagtaagacatggtaaatcgtttgataccaaataactgtaatgtgaattttattgcaagtcaacctttaatgtacAAAGTTGGTTCGTTTCAAGATTTCCTTGATGTTTAAAGCTTTTCATGTCTGAGCAAAAATCTAAAACCTTGGTCAGAGTTGTGTCTAGACTGATATAAGTCTCTGACCATGATGAGTTCAAAGGGAACCGAGGCGCGCGAGTACCAATATGCGCTGAGACTGACAAATAGGCTACGCAAATCAAGTTTACTAAGAGATATTAGGGTCAAAGCCGAGATATAAAATTAGAAATATGTTCAATACTTGACAGACCATAGTCTGAAAGCCGATATATTAATATAGGTGTAATTTAGTTTATACTAATAGAAATTACAGCTTTGCCTAATACAACACCTATATATAAAGATGTGATAGAGGTGAAGTCATTGGGGATATGCCCAATGCTACCCGAAGTGACAGTTAAGTATAGGGTGGATTGCTGTCTCAAAAAATATAGTCATATCTCGACTTATGAGCCTAATGCGTTCTGGGGCTGAACTCAGATGTCAATGCGCATGTATCttaatgcaatatttttatatataaagtaactaaatacaaattaatctgttctcATGCTTTGAAAACTACACCAAAAAACGGGATATTACAATGGATAAACGTGTTCTTAATCTGATCGTATCTCGATTTTCCTCATATTTTGAGGCACACGTATGTTGGAGGTAGAATTGTAGCGCTGCGTATGGTTTACCATCATCAGATACTTAAAATTAAGCTTGCATTGGTTGGTGCCCTTTCACAACCTCTATTTCCAAACCATGAAGGAAAAATGTTTACTCTAATAGCAGTTTTCTCTTAAAACTCACTCAAGTTATTTGCCCGTTTAGGCTATTATAGCGCTACCTAGGCTATTATAGCTATATTTAAGCTATTATTCTTTGAGTCTTTCGTTTTGATCTTTTCAAAGATTGTTGTGAGCTGAAgcacaattcttttttaaaagagtcaagatattttgtatttatatataaactggaccctttgttggaaaactaacATCCTCATTTACATACAGCAAAGTTattcattgtgaatttagtcaatagccataaattatatattaaattaaccCTTATTTCGtactgatttcaaatatgtaaaccaaacaactgtaaaattgtttttaaataattatgtaggctaaattcGGAACATATGCATCGAATGCATATGAGTTATATACACTTGAAATAAGCAAAAAATGAATGTGGtatgatcatatctgtacatatTTGGAATTAATacaaaatgaggattaatttaatatataatttatgactattgactaaattcacaatgaataacaatgttgtaaatcaGAATTTGTTTTCCAACAAAGTGTCCAGTTTATATCGCACACCATTGTAATGCTCCTGCAGATACAAAGTTGGTTCAACATGGTTAAATGAAGCATCTTTTCACTTCCTTCTTGAACCAACTACTTATTGTCCAATTATTACACACTAGTAGAAGTGGAGTGAAAAGCTGACACATGGCCTACCTGATATATGTTCAAGTATTCCTGCCTTTATTCATGATTTGCGCATTTGTCAGTTTTTTCTATCTGGGTAACCATGACAAATAATCACTGCATTTCCTTTAACCTAGATATCTGTTTCCTCATGACTTTTCAAAGTCTGGTACAGGGTGACACTAGCTACTACAGTTTTTGTTTTGCAGGCAAAGGGCTCAAACTGATCAAAACTTTGGCAAACCAGCTCTGCATGTCCTACCAAGACATCGGCCTAAAACTTTACAACCAGATCCAGTAATAAGGGATTTTGAAGACCCAGCTTCCTTGACTTCCATGCCAAGCTTGGTGTCAAGATGTGTATCTGATGCTCCTGAAGCCCAAACAATAGGAAATGGTGTAGTACGATGTACACCAACATTGAGTGAGCCACCCGGTGTAAGGCCCATTATTCATGGTGCACATAATCGACACATCCAGCACAGTCAGGTCGTTTATCCTAAGATACAAAGACGTACCGTCCAGTCCGACCAGACAAGGCTGTCGATGAATCACATTAGAGAGGCAACCATAGGAATTGTCAGCCCCAACCTACAACCTCTCGAGACCAATGCCAGTATTGACTTCACAGACCCTTCCCATCCTTCCTACAGCACATTCTACCACCTGCAAAATCTTTTTCCTCAGGAATATGTTATAGCAGCCATGAGGCAGTCACCAAAGGAAGCCGACTCAGCTGTGCTATGTAAGGCCATTATGGAGCTCATGTGAATTGACTTAACAGCAAACGGAATTCACTCAACTACTCAGTATTAATAcgctatttattatttaaaccaGTTGTATGTGGTATTACACCTTACAGACACcagattataataaaaatataaatagttttatagctGCAGATAGTTATATTAATATGATATCAGTCTATATACGAAAAAAAAGTCAGCAACGACTGTGAAAACAGTAAACAAAGTCCCTGCAGGAGATACATCTGGTGGAGATAGATGTTGCTTGCACTCCGTTCACTAGGCAATGTCAATTCATCGGTATGTCTCAGTAATCCGTCCGCTGTAAGTACATGCATGTTGAATGTAGATGGTTTAAAGAACCGCTCATTTAAAGcacaaaataaattatgaaaatcatgGATCCTTTCTGAAAATATTCCGAATAAACGAAATGTAAACCAGCCTTGATAATTAAAATGAGCCTATGAAATACCAATTATTATGTCGATGTTTGATCTGATTCGCTTTtccatttatttaaattttgttttgaagagGATAAACAACAGAACGCCTTATCAAAACGCTTACTggtgtatatacatacagtgaCGGGCAGAATGGTTGGTACGCAATGGTTTAACAGGCTAGTTCAGTCCAATGTTATTATCTCAACACACTTGTTGTCTCTCACCCACATACTCTGGATGTTTATATATCAATGGAAGGTTTAGGCTCTTAGGAACCCAACTCATCTAGCTTCAAACGGTAATTATAATCTCCTCTCCATTTAGTGCAATTTTCATTGTAACTCAAATTTTGAGAGGATAAACAAAACTCACTTGCTAGAGAATAAGTTCATTTCAGAGACAATGattaaagcatttattaataataaatgtgcTTTTATGATCAAAAATTATTTACCCATAGAATATCTATATAACTAATCAGTACACGTACAAGCTGATGAACAACTACTTTCTATATTCAATGTTCTCCATCACGATTGATATAGCTGACATTATTTTCTTGAGTGAGTTTTGAACCATGTAGCAAGTGCGTCGCCGATGTAAAAAGGTCTATTATACTTGCTCACACGGTTACATTGCATTTGCAGCATTTCGGTTTCAAACAATTCCTAATGATATGTATAATCAAGGTATAATACAAGTGTGGCCAAATACACCTATAAAATGGAATACCCGTGTCATCCTGAGATAAGATAAACAAAGCTATGCTCACTTGAACTCTGGGAAAGTTTCCCAGAGGCTATGGACACATTCGTGTCTGCCATAAACAAAAGCTATGCAAGCAAAT
It encodes the following:
- the LOC137408285 gene encoding probable ribonuclease ZC3H12B, whose translation is MLKGSKPPLPAPRQTALIEQPPPLPVRQRKEKLHSPCISNSKNDAQVTASSQIQALKDFAIRKNFTSAEFEKALDRTVSLDDTNGFLAQLIAVRADHGRQETQPENHKFSRYSASADRDKLRVIVIDGSNVAMNHGNGQVFSSRGIQIAVGWFQERGHKSVTVFVPSHRKEVNKGNRDVDILLSLEAEGNLKFTPSRDCPNGSRVTCYDDRFILKYASEEKAIVVSNDHFKDLASEDSGYRETIDQRLLGYIFINDRFMPAEDPMGRKGLTLDQFLRVNAVETRTGQCPYGRKCTYGNKCKYGHPERANSAIIGDFQPRKLQLRDGDAEAFMQRAQTDQNFGKPALHVLPRHRPKTLQPDPVIRDFEDPASLTSMPSLVSRCVSDAPEAQTIGNGVVRCTPTLSEPPGVRPIIHGAHNRHIQHSQVVYPKIQRRTVQSDQTRLSMNHIREATIGIVSPNLQPLETNASIDFTDPSHPSYSTFYHLQNLFPQEYVIAAMRQSPKEADSAVLCKAIMELM